In bacterium, one genomic interval encodes:
- a CDS encoding Gfo/Idh/MocA family oxidoreductase produces the protein MKKLRIGVIGVGGMGSAHCRSVKNLEETELTFVCDIDGNVAKSKGEELGVKYFTDYKEAIKSGLCDGVIIATPHWFHPEIAIFAFENGLHVLSEKPIAVRVSDADKMIKAAKKSGKVFTIMFQRRAEPLFKKAVEIIKSGALGEIQKSVCVDPWYRSQAYYNSATWRATWIGEGGGVLINQAPHTIDLFTLLGGLPKKIYAKTRTKLHDIEVEDEVSALLEYKNGAWGYYYTSTCEPVGPLHMEFTGDKGKLVIRGSSLTFYSFEYPISESIVKVESMWGSLKYTEEKIEITSNIQTGHSVIIRNFARAVLYGEKLIVNGEEGLNSVEFINACILSGKKNKEVEIPVNRKEYDQLIEELKKSSKPKKVVKEERITDPSFAKKS, from the coding sequence ATGAAAAAATTAAGAATAGGAGTTATAGGAGTTGGTGGAATGGGTTCTGCTCATTGTAGAAGTGTTAAAAATCTTGAAGAAACTGAACTAACATTTGTTTGTGATATAGACGGAAATGTTGCAAAAAGTAAAGGAGAAGAATTAGGAGTTAAATATTTTACTGATTATAAAGAAGCAATAAAAAGTGGATTATGTGACGGTGTAATAATTGCAACTCCCCACTGGTTTCATCCTGAAATAGCAATATTTGCTTTTGAAAATGGACTTCATGTTTTAAGCGAAAAACCAATTGCCGTAAGAGTTTCAGATGCAGACAAAATGATAAAAGCAGCAAAAAAATCAGGTAAAGTTTTCACAATTATGTTTCAAAGAAGAGCAGAACCACTATTTAAAAAAGCAGTGGAAATTATTAAAAGCGGGGCACTTGGAGAAATTCAGAAAAGTGTATGTGTAGACCCATGGTATAGAAGTCAGGCATATTATAATAGTGCAACATGGAGAGCAACATGGATTGGAGAAGGAGGAGGTGTTTTAATAAACCAGGCGCCTCATACAATTGATTTGTTTACTCTTCTTGGAGGCTTACCTAAAAAAATTTATGCAAAAACAAGAACAAAACTCCATGATATAGAAGTAGAAGATGAAGTAAGTGCGCTTCTTGAATATAAGAATGGTGCATGGGGATATTATTATACATCTACCTGTGAGCCTGTTGGACCGTTACATATGGAATTCACAGGAGATAAAGGAAAACTTGTAATCAGAGGAAGTTCTCTTACTTTTTACTCTTTTGAATATCCAATAAGTGAATCAATTGTTAAAGTAGAAAGTATGTGGGGCTCTTTAAAATATACTGAAGAAAAGATTGAAATTACATCAAATATTCAAACAGGTCATTCTGTAATAATAAGAAATTTTGCCAGAGCGGTTCTTTATGGAGAAAAACTGATTGTAAATGGAGAAGAAGGATTAAACAGTGTAGAATTTATAAATGCTTGTATACTTTCAGGAAAAAAGAATAAAGAGGTTGAAATACCTGTTAATAGAAAAGAATATGACCAATTAATAGAAGAGTTAAAGAAATCATCAAAACCAAAAAAAGTCGTTAAAGAAGAAAGAATTACAGACCCTTCATTTGCAAAAAAATCTTAA